The window CAAGCGATTGTTACTTCGGTAAGATCTTCAATGCCTTCTCAACCATGAATCCCATCTTCCTCGAGATCTCGGTCTTTCAGCTGATTTCCAGAATCATCTCAATCTCAACGGGAATTTGATTTGGCAGCGCCTGCATTCCTACAGCTGATCGTGCATGTTTCCCTGCCTCGTCGAATATGGCGACCAGCAAATCAGAACATCCGTTGATGACCTTGGGCTGGTCTTTGAAATCATCGGTGCAGTTTACCATGCCTAGCAGTTTGACGAACCGCTTGACTTTATCCAGGTCGCCGATTGTAGCCTTAATCGTTGCCAGACAATTAAGGGCGACATTGCGTGCAACCTGGTACCCCTCATCAACGGTCAATTCTCGGCCCACCTTACCTGAGATCTTGATCTTCCCATCGTTATAGGGACCGTGCCCGGAGACAAAGAGCAGATTACCAGTTCTGACAGCGCGGACATAATTTGCCACTGGTGTGGGTGGTTGCGGCAATATCAGCCCTAGTTCCTTTAATTTTTGCTCAGCACTCATTGGGTTCTCCTTTCTCCTAGTCGTTACCAAATGTATAGTAAAACAGTAAAAAGGTATTGATTTTATTCAATAAGACCTGCGGAAATAAATCCTGTTTATTTGTGATCGTTTACTCCCAGTGGCGCTCGGCCTTAGCCCGGTCACCGATAATGGCCTGTACGATATCCAGGTTATTGGGTGGGCAGCCACGAACGTGGCGCTTGCTCTTTTTATCAGATGGAACGCACCGACCCACGGTAACCGTGTTATCTTCGCGAATATATTCTGGTAGGTCTGGATCGCCGGTGACAATAGTGACTCCTTCGAGGTAATTCAACTGGTTGGCCTCTTTCATGTCAAATAGGGAACTCATTATGCCCATGCGGCACCCCGAGCAGGTAATACCTCCGTAAAACAAATTAAGCCCTTCAATGTTCAGCCGTTCATCTTCCAACACTCTCATGAAACGACGAGATACCGCTTCAATAGGTTCGCCGACTACCTCAATATCCTTTCGGTTTGCCATCCCAAGACCCCGCCTGAAAGCCTCGGTGGTTATAGGCACTTCTTCCGGCTCAAAGCCGGCAATATACCCGCACACCGCATCCAGGGCGACTAAGTCATGGCCAGCAACAATCAGGTCCATCTCCACAGGTTTGCCGAACACAGGTCCCAGGCCCTCTTGACAGTAAATGGCATCCACTATTGCCAGCTGTGGCCTCAAAGCACTGAACCAGTCTACACAGCCCTCAAAAACTCCACGTTGATGGAATTCACGCTTATACTTGTCCGTGAGCAAGCCTTTCAGTTTTTTAATTGATAACGTGAGCTCCGCCTGGTCGTGAGTCTTCAGCTTGGCCACTGGTATGATGACGTCGGCTTCTTTAACCAGTTTATAAGTTTGTATTTCAGCAAATACTTTCCCGTTTTTCACGGGGAACATCGTGGTCCCTGTTTTTTTGAGATCGATTACATCGTAGCCCATCTCTCTGAGCTGATTATATCCTGACTCTGAAATAACCTTTTCGGTATCGATGCCAATGGCTGAGGATTCGGCGATAATTGGTCGTGCTCTCGCCCTCTTTACCACATCAGCTACGGCACGAGTCACCTCAGGTAGCGTGATCGTCGCCTGTTCTCGCTTGGTCCGTGCGTTTACCAGACTGGGATTGAGCAGAACTTTCTGTCCCGGTTTAACAATTTGCCCGATACCGCCAAGAAGGTCTACTGCCTTCTCAACGGCAGCCTGTATTTGTTCATAATATGGATCTCGTGACGTCCTTACGATGGAAACTTTGCTCCTCGCCATGACAGATTATCCCTTTCCTATTTGAATCGAACGCAGCTCGAGAAAACCCAAAACAATGCCGTGGTAGTGCATCAGTGCTCTGGATTGTATCTGGGGAATCTGAATTGGTCTTTAAGCTTGGCATCAAACTCAGGGCGCCATAGCGCCAGAATATCTTCGAGTTTGCCGCTATGATAGTCGCGCAGTGTCTTTACCAAAGCATCTACCGCGGCGTTAACGATGCGCTCTCCCTTCTCACGGCTCCCCACGGTGGGGTCACCACAGACGCCCGGAACCCAAACCGCACAGTCCATATCCACCAGTTCCGGCTGAAGGTAAAGTTGAAGCGAGGTTTCCATCTCACCGGAGTGACCGATAAAACCCCTGTCAGTCTCACTGACTGTCTCCATTACCTCAGGGGTGGGGTAGAGGTTCCAGTAATCGTAGCCTATTACTGAAGTTACTCCATCTTCGGCGGTGAGCTTAAATCGCATAGCGGCAATAACGGCTGAATTTCCGCCATGGCCGTTAAGGAAGAGTATCTTTTTGAATCCATGGGCATGAACACTGGTGGCAATCTGGGTCAGCAGCTCAACAAAGGTGTGGTATTTGAGGGTAATGGAGCCGGGGTGTTTCATGTGGTGAGGAGAATATCCCGTCCAGACGGGAGGTAACACCAGCACCGGGAAATCGTCTATGGCCTGGGCAGCGCGTTGGGCGATGGTAAAACAGCAATTCACATCAGTGTTTATTGGCAGGTGATTTCCATGCTGCTCGGTTGAACCGACTGGAATGATGACTACCGCATCAGCCTTGACCGCTTCTTCAAATTCAGTTCGACGTAGTTCCTGCCACAGTACCTTTTTCATAGCTCAGCCTCCAACATAGCTTCTCATAGCTAGTGGCTCTCCAGGAAGGGCACCGGTATGCTTCCCTTTGTCCACGACCATTTGACCATTTACAAAAACATACTCTATGCCTGAGGGAAACTGTTTCGGGTTAGCAAAGGTAGCCAGGTTGTTCACTGTGTTTGGATTGAACACCACAATGTCAGCCTTCATGTTGTCCCGCAAAATGCCTCTATCCATCAGCCCAAACCTTTGCGCAGGGAAAGAAGTCATTTTTCTGATTGCTTGCTCCATGGTTAGAATCTTCTCGTCCCTTACCAGTTGCCCCAGTATCTTGGGATAAGTACCATAGGTTCGAGGATTAGGCATGCCTCCTATTCGCAGTCCATCGGTTATGAACATATGTGCCGGGTGGGTCATGATAACTTTCACGTCATTCATATCACCAGTAAAGCAATAAAAGGCTACTTCTAGCTCTTCCTCTATCATCAGGTCACACATTGTGTCCCAGGGGTCTTTATTAAGCCTACCAGCGACGGCCGCAAC is drawn from Chloroflexota bacterium and contains these coding sequences:
- a CDS encoding RidA family protein → MSAEQKLKELGLILPQPPTPVANYVRAVRTGNLLFVSGHGPYNDGKIKISGKVGRELTVDEGYQVARNVALNCLATIKATIGDLDKVKRFVKLLGMVNCTDDFKDQPKVINGCSDLLVAIFDEAGKHARSAVGMQALPNQIPVEIEMILEIS
- a CDS encoding DUF362 domain-containing protein — its product is MARSKVSIVRTSRDPYYEQIQAAVEKAVDLLGGIGQIVKPGQKVLLNPSLVNARTKREQATITLPEVTRAVADVVKRARARPIIAESSAIGIDTEKVISESGYNQLREMGYDVIDLKKTGTTMFPVKNGKVFAEIQTYKLVKEADVIIPVAKLKTHDQAELTLSIKKLKGLLTDKYKREFHQRGVFEGCVDWFSALRPQLAIVDAIYCQEGLGPVFGKPVEMDLIVAGHDLVALDAVCGYIAGFEPEEVPITTEAFRRGLGMANRKDIEVVGEPIEAVSRRFMRVLEDERLNIEGLNLFYGGITCSGCRMGIMSSLFDMKEANQLNYLEGVTIVTGDPDLPEYIREDNTVTVGRCVPSDKKSKRHVRGCPPNNLDIVQAIIGDRAKAERHWE
- a CDS encoding creatininase family protein translates to MKKVLWQELRRTEFEEAVKADAVVIIPVGSTEQHGNHLPINTDVNCCFTIAQRAAQAIDDFPVLVLPPVWTGYSPHHMKHPGSITLKYHTFVELLTQIATSVHAHGFKKILFLNGHGGNSAVIAAMRFKLTAEDGVTSVIGYDYWNLYPTPEVMETVSETDRGFIGHSGEMETSLQLYLQPELVDMDCAVWVPGVCGDPTVGSREKGERIVNAAVDALVKTLRDYHSGKLEDILALWRPEFDAKLKDQFRFPRYNPEH